The proteins below come from a single Sinorhizobium fredii genomic window:
- a CDS encoding nucleotide sugar dehydrogenase has translation MTSSHHDRLLESIGGRTAKIGVIGLGYVGLPLAIAVARSGFPVTGFDIDPAKIVALDGGRSYIEAVPDDALNREAAAGRFRSTTDFRELGICDVIVICVPTPLTKHRDPDLSFVEKTSRSIAACLRRGQLVVLESTTYPGTTDGIVRSILEETGLNSGVDFFLGFSPEREDPGNRKFETASIPKVVAGDGPLAAALMERFYAAVVETVVPVSSNATAEAVKLTENIFRAVNIALVNELKVVYEAMGIDIWEVIEAAKTKPFGYMPFYPGPGLGGHCIPIDPFYLTWKSREYELPTRFIELAGEINSAMPRHVVTRLAEALDRRQGKALSRASVLIIGLAYKKNVPDIRESPSLRLIELIEERGGKAAFYDPHVEEIPPTREHIALKGRRSIVFDENTVRSFDAVLVATDHDAVDYPALRDWAPLIIDTRNIFVRRGLAGDHIVKA, from the coding sequence TTGACCTCCTCTCATCACGACAGGCTGCTCGAATCGATCGGCGGGCGCACCGCCAAGATCGGCGTCATCGGCCTCGGCTATGTCGGCCTGCCGCTTGCCATCGCGGTTGCCCGCTCGGGTTTTCCGGTCACCGGCTTCGACATCGACCCGGCAAAGATCGTCGCGCTCGACGGCGGCCGCTCCTATATCGAGGCCGTCCCGGACGATGCGCTGAACCGGGAGGCCGCCGCCGGACGGTTTCGCTCGACGACCGACTTCCGCGAGCTCGGCATCTGCGACGTCATCGTCATCTGCGTGCCGACGCCGCTCACCAAGCACCGGGACCCAGACCTCTCCTTCGTGGAGAAGACATCGCGGTCGATCGCGGCCTGCCTGCGGCGGGGCCAACTCGTCGTTCTCGAGTCGACCACCTATCCCGGTACGACGGACGGGATCGTCCGTTCGATCCTGGAAGAGACCGGCCTGAACTCGGGGGTGGATTTCTTCCTGGGCTTCTCGCCGGAGCGCGAGGATCCCGGCAACCGGAAATTCGAGACGGCGAGCATCCCCAAGGTCGTGGCCGGAGACGGACCGCTCGCGGCAGCGCTGATGGAACGCTTCTACGCGGCCGTGGTCGAGACCGTCGTGCCCGTTTCGTCCAATGCGACGGCCGAGGCGGTGAAGCTCACGGAAAACATCTTCCGGGCGGTGAATATCGCCCTCGTTAACGAGCTCAAGGTCGTCTACGAGGCGATGGGCATCGACATCTGGGAGGTCATCGAGGCGGCGAAGACCAAGCCGTTCGGCTACATGCCGTTCTATCCCGGCCCGGGGCTTGGCGGCCATTGCATTCCGATCGACCCCTTTTACCTCACGTGGAAATCGCGCGAATACGAACTGCCGACCCGCTTCATCGAATTGGCCGGGGAGATCAACTCTGCCATGCCGCGCCACGTGGTGACGCGGCTCGCCGAGGCGCTCGACCGGAGACAGGGCAAGGCGCTCAGCCGCGCGAGCGTGCTGATCATCGGGCTCGCCTACAAGAAGAACGTGCCGGACATTCGCGAAAGCCCGTCGCTGCGGCTGATCGAGCTCATCGAGGAACGCGGCGGGAAGGCGGCCTTTTACGATCCGCATGTCGAGGAAATTCCGCCGACCCGCGAGCACATCGCACTCAAGGGCCGGCGGTCGATCGTCTTCGACGAAAACACCGTGCGCAGTTTCGATGCCGTGCTCGTCGCCACCGACCATGACGCTGTCGACTACCCCGCACTTCGCGACTGGGCGCCGTTGATCATCGATACGCGCAATATCTTCGTCCGCCGCGGCCTCGCAGGCGATCACATCGTCAAGGCGTGA
- a CDS encoding glycosyltransferase family 4 protein: MDKRSDSRALASPQIAGARITIVVPALGAGGTEHIVNLVANHWNSTGCAVTLITLEHPDAQPYYDFDPKIEIVRLGVPPRKASKLRSSLLVLQRLGRLRSAIRRTRPDFVLSFLTRTNVLTLLATIGSAVPVVVSERNNPALQPFGLFWRRLQASLYPRAFGLVTMTQGALDYFPPSIRKKGWVIANPVDLPRDWRNRRGKNILTAVGRLTPQKGFDLLLEAFARIAGAHPAWRLVIWGEGDERRSLETLRETLGLQKRVDMPGVTERPGLWIETADAFVLSSRYEGWGIVLLEAMAAGLPVVSFECEWGPRAMITHESDGILVPKEDVEALSKALDRMLSDRNLRERLGARAAASAQRYMPEQILAEWDMLAARVLTQSLKTPLQTFDSAG; encoded by the coding sequence ATGGACAAACGTTCAGATTCTCGAGCGCTCGCATCGCCGCAGATCGCCGGGGCAAGGATAACGATCGTCGTTCCGGCGCTCGGCGCGGGCGGAACCGAGCACATCGTCAATCTCGTTGCCAACCACTGGAACAGCACCGGCTGCGCAGTGACGCTCATCACCCTCGAGCATCCGGATGCGCAGCCCTATTACGATTTCGATCCCAAGATCGAGATCGTCCGCCTGGGCGTACCGCCCCGCAAAGCCTCGAAGCTGCGGTCGTCCCTCCTGGTGCTGCAGCGGTTGGGACGCTTGCGCTCTGCCATTCGGCGCACTCGCCCGGATTTTGTTCTAAGCTTTCTAACGCGAACGAATGTCTTGACGCTGCTGGCGACGATCGGTTCCGCGGTTCCGGTCGTCGTCTCCGAGCGCAACAACCCGGCTTTACAGCCCTTCGGTCTGTTTTGGAGGCGGCTTCAGGCAAGCCTATACCCTCGAGCATTCGGCCTGGTGACGATGACCCAAGGGGCGCTGGATTACTTTCCGCCGAGCATTCGCAAAAAGGGCTGGGTCATCGCCAATCCCGTCGACTTGCCGCGGGATTGGCGGAACAGGCGCGGCAAGAACATCCTGACTGCGGTCGGCCGGTTGACGCCCCAGAAAGGCTTCGACCTCTTGCTCGAAGCCTTCGCCAGGATTGCTGGCGCTCACCCCGCATGGCGGTTGGTCATTTGGGGTGAGGGCGATGAACGGCGTAGCTTGGAGACCCTGCGCGAGACGCTCGGTCTGCAGAAACGGGTGGACATGCCCGGGGTCACCGAAAGGCCGGGCCTTTGGATTGAAACCGCGGATGCGTTTGTCCTCTCCTCCCGTTACGAGGGATGGGGAATTGTGCTGCTGGAAGCCATGGCTGCCGGCCTGCCCGTTGTCTCCTTCGAATGCGAATGGGGTCCACGGGCTATGATCACGCATGAGAGCGACGGCATACTTGTGCCGAAGGAGGATGTCGAAGCCCTTTCTAAAGCCCTCGACAGGATGCTTTCCGATCGTAACCTCAGGGAACGACTGGGGGCAAGGGCTGCGGCCAGCGCCCAAAGATACATGCCTGAGCAGATCCTTGCCGAGTGGGACATGCTGGCCGCACGCGTGTTGACGCAGTCCTTGAAGACGCCCTTGCAGACCTTTGATAGTGCCGGCTAA
- a CDS encoding DegT/DnrJ/EryC1/StrS family aminotransferase: MGRWPIYDEEQIEDVVSVLRSGEVNAWTGPHVRNFEALYERFLGVKHAVALANGTVALDLALFALGLQPGDEVIVTPRSFIASASSVPMAGGVAVFADVDRDSQNITVESIREQLTPKTKGIIAVHLAGWPCDMPAIMEFARENGLWVIEDCAQAHGAEIDGRPVGSFADIAVFSFCQDKIITTGGEGGLVAMNNEELWKKAWSRKDHGKSFDAVYNREHPPGFRWLHESIGTNWRMTSFQAVLGSRQLRRLEQWHSIRAQNAAILARAAAGIDALRTPLPPRGVRHAWYRFYTFLKPELLLPGWSRDRIVAEVNSAGVACFSGSCPEIYLEKAFVDMNMGPVKRLPNARQLGETSLAFLVDPALDTAAVGRAAQVLREVMASASSTAEARRQRS, translated from the coding sequence ATGGGGCGTTGGCCAATCTACGACGAGGAGCAGATCGAGGATGTCGTCTCGGTGCTTCGATCGGGCGAGGTGAATGCCTGGACGGGACCGCATGTCCGCAACTTCGAGGCGCTTTATGAGCGCTTTCTTGGCGTGAAGCACGCGGTGGCTCTGGCGAACGGAACCGTGGCGCTGGACCTGGCGCTCTTTGCGCTCGGACTTCAGCCCGGCGACGAAGTGATCGTTACGCCACGCAGCTTCATCGCCTCGGCCTCTTCGGTGCCGATGGCGGGCGGGGTCGCGGTTTTTGCCGATGTCGACCGCGACAGCCAGAACATCACCGTAGAAAGCATCAGGGAGCAACTGACACCGAAAACCAAGGGCATTATCGCCGTCCACCTTGCCGGCTGGCCCTGTGACATGCCGGCGATCATGGAATTTGCCCGCGAAAACGGACTGTGGGTCATCGAGGACTGCGCCCAGGCGCATGGCGCCGAAATCGACGGTCGCCCGGTCGGCAGCTTCGCCGACATTGCCGTCTTCTCTTTCTGCCAGGACAAGATCATCACCACCGGAGGCGAAGGCGGCCTCGTGGCGATGAACAATGAGGAGCTGTGGAAGAAGGCGTGGAGCCGCAAGGACCACGGCAAGTCTTTCGATGCCGTCTACAACAGAGAGCACCCGCCGGGGTTCCGCTGGCTGCACGAGTCGATCGGGACGAACTGGCGCATGACTTCCTTCCAGGCGGTGTTGGGGTCGCGGCAGTTGCGGCGCCTCGAGCAATGGCACAGCATCAGGGCGCAGAATGCCGCCATTCTCGCCAGGGCGGCCGCCGGGATAGACGCTCTGCGTACACCCCTTCCTCCCCGAGGCGTCCGGCATGCTTGGTATAGGTTCTACACCTTCTTGAAGCCGGAGCTACTGTTGCCGGGATGGAGCAGAGACCGGATCGTCGCGGAAGTTAACAGTGCCGGGGTCGCCTGCTTCAGCGGCAGTTGCCCGGAGATCTACCTCGAGAAGGCATTCGTGGATATGAACATGGGTCCGGTTAAGCGGTTGCCGAACGCGCGGCAGCTCGGAGAGACGAGCCTCGCATTCCTGGTCGATCCCGCTCTAGACACGGCTGCCGTCGGGAGGGCGGCACAGGTTCTCCGGGAAGTCATGGCAAGCGCCAGTTCAACGGCAGAGGCGCGCCGTCAGAGGTCATAG
- a CDS encoding DUF3095 domain-containing protein — protein sequence MAEPAEMQFYQSLPLFEAFEGVADEANYRPLPEGWSLAVADIVNSTGAIAEGRYKSVNMAGASVISALMNALEERDLPFVFGGDGALAAIPAALSAKARTALAAAKTWVAEELGLELRAALVPVADIRAKGLDMRVARFKASEEVSYAMFSGGGASWAEAEMKAGRYQIDAAAPGTRPDLSGLSCRWNPIVSHHGAIVSIIAVPGARGNGPEFQALIAEVVALAESEERGGHPVPEGGPEPRLSMRGIAMESRAIASPGKRLLAWPWIALQSALLFVCFRLGLNIGRFDVTQYKHDLANNSDFRKFDDGLKMTIDVGADRLNRIEERLKRGAEAGVCRYGLHRQDSALMTCIVPSPMSRDHMHFIDGAAGGYAMAATNLKATLAEDGRQARAITP from the coding sequence ATGGCAGAGCCAGCCGAAATGCAATTCTACCAGAGCCTGCCGCTTTTCGAAGCGTTCGAAGGCGTGGCCGACGAGGCGAATTACCGGCCCCTGCCGGAGGGCTGGTCGCTGGCCGTAGCCGACATCGTCAATTCGACCGGCGCGATCGCCGAGGGACGCTACAAGAGCGTCAATATGGCGGGCGCCAGCGTGATCTCGGCCCTGATGAACGCGCTTGAGGAAAGGGACCTGCCTTTCGTCTTCGGCGGCGATGGGGCGCTCGCCGCCATACCCGCCGCCCTGTCGGCAAAGGCGCGCACGGCTCTCGCCGCGGCCAAGACCTGGGTGGCCGAAGAGCTCGGCCTTGAACTGCGCGCCGCCCTCGTTCCGGTCGCCGACATTCGCGCCAAGGGTCTCGATATGCGCGTCGCCCGCTTCAAGGCGAGCGAAGAGGTTTCCTACGCGATGTTCTCGGGCGGCGGCGCAAGCTGGGCGGAAGCGGAGATGAAGGCGGGGCGCTACCAGATCGACGCTGCGGCGCCGGGGACGAGGCCGGACTTGAGCGGGCTTTCCTGCCGCTGGAATCCGATCGTCTCTCATCATGGCGCCATCGTGTCGATCATCGCGGTCCCCGGCGCGCGTGGCAACGGACCGGAATTTCAGGCGCTGATCGCCGAGGTCGTGGCGCTCGCCGAGAGCGAGGAGCGCGGCGGCCATCCGGTTCCGGAGGGCGGTCCCGAGCCTCGCCTTTCGATGCGTGGGATCGCCATGGAATCGCGCGCCATCGCCTCACCGGGCAAGCGCCTCCTGGCCTGGCCATGGATCGCGCTGCAGAGCGCCCTGCTGTTCGTCTGCTTCAGGCTCGGCCTCAATATCGGCAGGTTCGATGTCACCCAGTACAAGCACGACCTTGCCAATAATTCCGACTTCCGCAAATTCGACGACGGCTTGAAGATGACGATCGATGTCGGCGCCGATCGCCTGAACCGGATCGAGGAGCGGTTGAAGCGAGGCGCCGAAGCGGGCGTTTGCCGCTATGGGCTGCATCGGCAGGATTCCGCCCTAATGACCTGCATCGTGCCGTCTCCGATGAGCCGCGACCACATGCACTTCATCGATGGAGCGGCTGGCGGCTATGCCATGGCGGCAACGAACCTCAAGGCAACGCTTGCCGAAGACGGTCGGCAAGCGCGCGCGATCACGCCTTGA
- a CDS encoding MBL fold metallo-hydrolase: MRDDTFRVKFWGVRGSLPVSGEQFLRYGGNTPCIEVRCGAEVLIFDAGSGLREAGLSLMSEGVSEFDVFFTHTHYDHIIGLPYFKPIYRCSSAVRFWSGHLHGTMSTAEMINDFMRPPWFPVGPGICQASLDTVDFRPGDTLSPRKDVSIRTMSLVHPGGCVGYRVDWGGRAVALIYDTEHEPGILDPTLLDFIADADLLVYDCTYLESEMAAYRGYGHSTGIHGSRLAMAAGIPRLAMFHHDPSRTDAALAAIEQEVQAFFAGAFAARDHQVIDL, translated from the coding sequence ATGCGGGACGACACCTTTCGAGTGAAGTTTTGGGGCGTCAGAGGCAGTTTGCCGGTGTCCGGCGAGCAGTTCCTGCGCTATGGAGGCAACACGCCCTGCATCGAAGTCCGTTGCGGCGCCGAGGTGCTGATCTTCGATGCCGGCTCGGGACTGCGCGAGGCTGGCCTGTCGCTGATGTCCGAGGGCGTCTCGGAGTTCGACGTCTTCTTCACCCACACCCACTACGACCACATCATCGGGCTGCCCTATTTCAAGCCGATCTACCGCTGCAGCTCGGCGGTGCGTTTCTGGTCCGGCCATCTCCACGGCACGATGTCGACGGCCGAGATGATCAACGACTTCATGCGGCCCCCATGGTTTCCGGTCGGCCCGGGCATCTGTCAGGCAAGCCTCGACACGGTCGATTTCCGTCCGGGCGACACGCTTTCACCGCGCAAGGATGTTTCGATCCGCACGATGAGCCTCGTCCATCCGGGCGGCTGCGTCGGCTACAGGGTCGACTGGGGCGGCCGCGCCGTCGCGCTCATCTATGACACCGAGCACGAGCCGGGCATACTCGATCCCACCCTCCTCGATTTCATCGCCGACGCTGATCTGCTGGTTTACGACTGCACTTATCTCGAGTCGGAGATGGCGGCCTATCGCGGCTACGGCCACTCGACCGGGATACACGGCTCGCGCCTGGCGATGGCCGCTGGCATTCCGCGGCTTGCCATGTTCCACCACGACCCGTCGCGCACCGACGCGGCGCTTGCAGCGATCGAACAGGAAGTCCAGGCATTCTTCGCGGGCGCCTTCGCAGCCCGCGACCACCAGGTCATCGACCTATGA
- a CDS encoding mechanosensitive ion channel family protein, with protein MSSMFKLVGQSAVLALFVFVLQLGLGSRSPLAAQEAAATAPPAKVQQLIELLDDPEVRQWLSARQITPPPAAAAPPSGVASRWVAQIRRHLGGMREAAPRLVPEWMAARQRITADMHQGTMPILRGFGFVLLVGYGAEFLLRYLLRRSASRSAGQSGPGLAAFVRIAPLVVFAVSAIAAFVLADWPSRLEAAVAPLLIALIVARLLITVAAALAKPADENAEEAGVSPAADVTRFWHKRFVVMVCAVAVLWAVMDMMQALSFLPDVRDLTGAGLGLVVLGIGIDTVLRRPAQELTGGRRILRNALLVAFLILLWVVWVAGMKVLFWLGVYLLGLPPLLRFVSAATRTMLDAEAADNVRVMRNVLIDRGARFAIIALAAAWLAIVFRFNGSEMMQDDVFNRIFRGVLSGIVILLAADLIWQLTKEFINLHVKRASVDVADPVQLARGMRLRTLLPILRNFLAAFIAVVAGMMVLSGLGVEIGPLIAGAGVFGVAIGFGSQTLVKDIISGIFYMMDDAFRVGEYIQSGSYMGTVESFSIRSVKLRHHRGPVFTVPFGSLGAVQNMSRDWVIDKFMINVSYDADVAKVKKVVKGIGAALLEDEELGPLIIETVKMKGVEQFGDYGITLSFAMTTKPGHQTQIRRRAQAMIKEAFDANGINFASPTVQVAGDEGQATAAAAATRDAIEKKKAALAAQQGGEAAAE; from the coding sequence ATGAGTTCGATGTTTAAGCTTGTTGGGCAAAGTGCAGTCCTGGCCCTGTTCGTCTTCGTTCTTCAACTGGGTTTGGGTTCCCGCTCTCCTCTGGCTGCGCAGGAGGCCGCGGCGACGGCGCCGCCGGCCAAGGTCCAGCAATTGATCGAACTGCTGGACGATCCCGAGGTGCGGCAATGGCTTTCTGCCAGGCAGATCACGCCTCCGCCTGCGGCCGCCGCGCCGCCGAGCGGCGTTGCCTCGCGATGGGTCGCGCAAATCAGAAGGCACCTCGGCGGCATGCGTGAAGCGGCCCCGCGGCTGGTTCCCGAGTGGATGGCGGCAAGACAGCGCATAACGGCAGATATGCACCAAGGAACGATGCCGATCCTGCGCGGCTTCGGCTTCGTGCTTCTCGTCGGCTACGGTGCCGAATTTCTTCTCCGCTACTTGCTGCGGCGGAGTGCAAGTCGAAGCGCAGGACAGTCTGGGCCAGGCCTTGCGGCCTTTGTTCGCATCGCGCCGCTCGTCGTCTTTGCAGTTTCGGCGATCGCCGCCTTCGTCCTTGCCGACTGGCCGAGCCGGCTGGAGGCGGCGGTCGCACCGCTCCTGATTGCCTTGATCGTCGCGCGCCTGCTGATCACTGTCGCTGCGGCCTTGGCGAAGCCGGCAGATGAGAATGCGGAGGAGGCAGGCGTGTCGCCCGCCGCCGACGTGACAAGGTTCTGGCACAAGCGCTTCGTCGTCATGGTCTGTGCGGTCGCTGTCCTGTGGGCCGTCATGGACATGATGCAGGCCCTTTCGTTCCTCCCCGACGTCCGGGACCTCACCGGCGCCGGCCTCGGCCTCGTCGTGCTCGGCATCGGCATCGACACGGTGCTCCGCCGGCCGGCTCAGGAACTGACGGGCGGCCGGCGGATCCTGCGCAACGCGCTGCTCGTTGCCTTCCTCATCCTGCTGTGGGTCGTCTGGGTTGCCGGCATGAAGGTGCTGTTCTGGCTCGGGGTCTATCTCCTTGGCCTGCCGCCGCTGCTGCGTTTCGTCAGTGCCGCGACGCGGACGATGCTGGACGCAGAGGCGGCCGATAATGTCCGGGTAATGCGCAATGTGCTGATCGACCGCGGAGCGCGGTTCGCCATCATCGCGCTCGCGGCCGCCTGGCTCGCCATCGTCTTCCGCTTCAACGGCAGCGAGATGATGCAGGACGACGTCTTCAACCGCATCTTCCGGGGCGTGCTTTCCGGCATCGTCATTCTGCTCGCCGCGGATCTGATTTGGCAACTGACGAAGGAGTTCATCAATCTACACGTCAAGCGGGCAAGCGTTGACGTCGCCGACCCGGTTCAGCTAGCTCGCGGCATGCGGCTGCGCACGCTGCTGCCGATCCTGCGCAATTTTCTCGCAGCCTTCATCGCCGTCGTCGCCGGCATGATGGTGCTCTCCGGTCTCGGCGTCGAAATCGGGCCGCTGATCGCCGGCGCCGGCGTCTTCGGCGTCGCGATCGGCTTCGGCTCGCAGACGCTCGTCAAGGATATCATCAGCGGCATCTTCTACATGATGGACGACGCCTTCCGGGTCGGTGAATACATCCAGAGCGGCAGCTATATGGGAACGGTCGAATCCTTCAGCATCCGTTCCGTCAAGCTGCGCCATCACCGGGGGCCCGTGTTCACCGTGCCTTTCGGCTCGCTCGGCGCGGTCCAGAACATGAGCCGCGACTGGGTCATCGACAAGTTCATGATCAATGTCTCCTACGATGCCGACGTGGCCAAGGTGAAGAAGGTCGTGAAGGGCATCGGTGCTGCGCTCCTCGAGGATGAGGAACTCGGGCCGCTGATCATCGAGACCGTCAAGATGAAGGGCGTTGAGCAGTTTGGCGACTACGGCATCACCCTGAGCTTCGCCATGACGACCAAGCCAGGTCACCAGACCCAGATCAGGCGCCGGGCTCAGGCGATGATCAAGGAGGCGTTTGACGCCAACGGAATCAATTTTGCCTCGCCGACCGTTCAGGTCGCCGGTGATGAGGGGCAAGCGACTGCCGCCGCGGCGGCGACCCGGGATGCGATAGAGAAGAAAAAGGCGGCTCTGGCCGCGCAGCAAGGAGGGGAGGCCGCGGCCGAGTAG
- a CDS encoding PIG-L deacetylase family protein yields MNGSHFSFGRTLVVAPHPDDEVLGAGGTIAKLASRGEEVFVAIVTEGKPPTFDAATIARTQAEAMEAHRVLGVRETLWLRLPAAQLAETAHASVNGALLDLVLRLRPQTVLVPFAGDMHMDHQLTFTSALVACRPHQAGFPKLILAYETLSETNWNAPYLSPGFLPNFFVDISEHLEAKVESMQLFASQLREPPHERSIAALRALATLRGATVMCAAAEAFVLVRHVV; encoded by the coding sequence ATGAACGGTTCGCATTTCTCTTTCGGCCGCACATTGGTCGTTGCTCCACATCCCGACGATGAGGTGCTGGGCGCCGGCGGGACCATCGCGAAGCTGGCATCGCGGGGCGAGGAGGTCTTCGTCGCCATCGTAACCGAGGGAAAGCCGCCGACTTTCGACGCCGCAACGATCGCCAGGACGCAGGCCGAGGCGATGGAGGCGCACCGGGTCTTGGGCGTGCGGGAAACCCTTTGGCTGCGTTTGCCTGCTGCACAGCTTGCCGAAACCGCACATGCTTCCGTCAACGGTGCGCTGCTCGACCTTGTTCTTCGTCTACGCCCGCAAACAGTGCTCGTTCCCTTCGCGGGCGACATGCATATGGACCATCAGCTGACATTCACCTCGGCCCTGGTGGCCTGTCGGCCGCACCAGGCGGGGTTTCCGAAACTGATCCTCGCCTACGAAACGCTTTCGGAAACGAACTGGAATGCCCCATACTTGTCCCCGGGATTTCTGCCGAATTTTTTTGTCGACATCAGCGAGCATCTCGAGGCGAAGGTTGAGTCAATGCAGCTCTTTGCATCGCAGCTGCGCGAACCACCGCACGAGCGTTCCATAGCGGCCCTACGGGCCCTCGCCACCTTGCGTGGGGCAACCGTGATGTGTGCTGCGGCCGAGGCCTTCGTCCTGGTTCGGCACGTCGTTTGA
- a CDS encoding polysaccharide deacetylase family protein: MTSEAIWQALIDRLDQMQEAGESADFWLRDDDAVEPTAALHRLLDLTDRFSVPLTLAVIPAHTDARLERCLAGRRDISVAVHGWSHENHAPAGEKRQELGSHRQGGTVSDELRAGYARLKTLFPASFVPLLVPPWNRIDAEIVAGLGAIGFRALSVFGSERSGKATALLRPGLQIINTHVDVIDWRGTRGCRDHAQIVRDILARLEQVVNGTGSVGILTHHLVHDENVWAFLSKLFEVTLTHPASRWRKVSDLIGR, from the coding sequence ATGACGAGTGAGGCCATCTGGCAGGCGCTGATCGACAGGCTCGACCAGATGCAGGAAGCCGGCGAGAGCGCGGATTTCTGGTTGCGCGACGACGATGCGGTCGAACCGACGGCGGCGCTTCACCGACTGCTGGACCTGACGGACCGGTTTTCGGTGCCGCTGACCCTGGCGGTGATTCCTGCACATACCGACGCGCGTCTCGAGCGCTGCCTCGCCGGCCGCAGAGACATCAGCGTCGCGGTTCATGGCTGGTCGCACGAGAACCATGCGCCCGCAGGAGAGAAGCGCCAGGAACTAGGGAGCCACCGACAGGGCGGAACGGTCTCCGACGAATTGCGGGCCGGATATGCCCGTCTCAAAACCCTCTTTCCCGCTTCCTTCGTGCCGCTGCTCGTCCCGCCATGGAACCGGATCGATGCGGAAATCGTCGCCGGGCTCGGCGCCATCGGCTTCAGGGCGCTGTCGGTCTTCGGTTCGGAGAGGAGCGGCAAGGCCACCGCTCTCCTGCGGCCCGGCCTCCAGATCATCAACACGCATGTGGATGTCATCGACTGGCGCGGAACGCGCGGCTGCCGCGATCATGCGCAGATCGTTCGAGACATTCTCGCGAGACTGGAGCAGGTGGTGAACGGCACAGGTTCCGTCGGAATCCTGACGCATCACCTCGTCCATGACGAGAATGTCTGGGCGTTTCTGTCGAAGCTGTTCGAGGTTACCCTCACCCATCCGGCCAGTCGCTGGCGGAAAGTGTCGGATCTCATAGGTCGATGA
- a CDS encoding glycosyltransferase family 4 protein — protein sequence MRIAFYAPLKSPDHPVPSGDRQMARMLVEALGLCGHEVDISSRLRAFSREASDAAYLDLSKQADEEIARLRRRWASEGPPDAWFCYHPYYKAADLIGPPLTAEFSVPYVTAESSYSSRRNEGAWKLAQEAIAAGARQAAVNICFTERDRKGLDEAIPEGRYAMLPPFIDTTQFEGTPRKKPDAARLIAVAMMRPGDKLDSYRMLAAALEMIVDIPWTLTVVGDGPTRPEVQQAFAGLPEERLAWAGENAPEAVAELLFASDLYVWPGCGEAYGLSYLEAQAAGLPVVAQATAGVPEVVRNGDTGLLTAAGDIASIAEAIRVLLGDAAMRAEFGNRARRFVLEERSLTAAARRLDTIFGTFVRRAG from the coding sequence ATGAGGATTGCCTTCTACGCGCCGCTGAAGTCCCCGGATCATCCCGTCCCCTCTGGCGACAGGCAGATGGCGCGCATGCTGGTCGAGGCGCTTGGGCTATGCGGACATGAGGTCGATATCTCGTCGCGACTGCGTGCCTTTTCGCGCGAAGCGTCTGACGCGGCCTATCTGGATCTCAGCAAGCAAGCGGACGAGGAAATCGCCCGGCTTCGCCGGAGGTGGGCGAGCGAGGGTCCGCCGGACGCATGGTTCTGCTACCATCCCTATTACAAGGCCGCCGACCTGATCGGTCCTCCGCTGACCGCTGAGTTTTCCGTTCCCTATGTGACGGCCGAAAGCTCCTATTCGTCGCGTCGCAACGAGGGGGCGTGGAAGCTCGCCCAGGAGGCAATCGCAGCCGGCGCAAGGCAGGCGGCGGTGAACATCTGCTTTACCGAGCGCGACCGCAAGGGGCTCGATGAGGCGATACCGGAGGGGCGATATGCCATGCTGCCTCCGTTCATCGACACGACCCAATTTGAGGGAACGCCGCGGAAAAAACCGGATGCGGCCCGACTGATCGCGGTCGCCATGATGCGGCCCGGCGACAAGCTGGACAGCTACCGGATGCTCGCGGCCGCACTCGAAATGATCGTCGACATTCCCTGGACGCTGACCGTCGTCGGCGACGGCCCGACGCGCCCGGAGGTGCAGCAGGCCTTTGCAGGTCTGCCGGAAGAGCGGCTCGCCTGGGCCGGCGAAAATGCACCCGAAGCGGTTGCGGAGCTGCTCTTCGCAAGCGATCTTTATGTCTGGCCCGGATGCGGCGAGGCCTACGGTCTTTCCTATCTGGAGGCGCAGGCGGCCGGCCTGCCGGTTGTGGCGCAGGCGACCGCCGGCGTCCCCGAGGTCGTCAGAAACGGGGACACCGGGCTGCTCACCGCGGCGGGCGACATCGCCAGCATCGCCGAAGCGATCCGGGTCTTGCTGGGCGACGCTGCCATGCGCGCCGAGTTCGGCAATCGGGCGCGCCGTTTCGTGCTCGAAGAGCGCTCGCTCACTGCCGCCGCTCGGCGTCTGGACACTATTTTCGGCACGTTCGTCAGGAGGGCAGGATGA